The Rhizobium leguminosarum DNA segment CCCGTGTTTCGCTGAACGGCGAAATCCTCATCGAGCCGTCGAAGCCGCTCGTCGATTTCGGCGGCGTTCAGGTTTCCCCGCCGCCGGGCGGCTTCACCCAGGCGACCAAGCCGGCGGAAGAAGCAATGGCCGAGCTGGTACTTGCCCATGCCGGCAAGGCGAAGCGGATCGCCGATCTTTTTGCTGGCTCCGGCACGTTCTCGCTGCGGCTGGCGCGGATCGGCCGCGTGCATGCCGTCGAAGCCGAAGCAAAGGCGCTCGCCGCCCTCGATCATGCCGCCCGCAACACTCCCGGATTGAAGCCGGTGACCATCGAGAAGCGCGATCTCTTCCGCCGCCCGTTGATGACGCAGGAGTTCAAGCCCTATGACGCCGTCGTCTTCGATCCGCCGCGGGCAGGTGCCGAGTTCCAGTGCAAGGAGCTTGCCCGCTCAGGCGTGAAAAAGATCGCCGCCGTCAGCTGCAATCCGCTGACCCTAGCGCGCGATCTGGCGATCCTCGTCGAGGGCGGCTATCGGATCACCGGCGTGACGCCGATCGACCAGTTCCTCTGGACCTCGCATGTCGAGGTGGTGGCGACGCTGGAGAAATAGGCGGGCGCCCGTCGGCTCACCACTTCCGTCAGTGCCGAGGGCGCTATGCCTTCAAGCATCTTTATGGGTTGCCGGATTCCCGTTCCTGGCCCGCACTCAGCCGCATTGCCCGCGTTCCGAGTTTTGCACCCGTAACCGCATCGATAGCGATCGGCTCGATCTCTGAGCCCGTTTCGACATCGACATAGCGGGCGAGTTCGCCATCGCAGTGGCGGTGCGCCCACGCCCCGATCATCATCAGCACCGGCAGGAAATCCCGGCCTGCTTCGGTAAGCACATATTCCTCGCGGGGCGGTCGCTCGGAATAGAGGCGCTTTTCCAGCAGGCCGTCATCGGTCAGCGCTTTGAGGCGCTTTGTGAGCATGGTCGGCACGATGCCGAGGCTCTTCCTGAACTGGTCGAACCGGGTAAGGCCAGTATGTGCATCCCGCAGAACCAGAATGCTCCACGCATCACCCACAGAGTTAAGGCCGCGGGCCACCGGGCACTGGAGAATTGAATTATTTTTCATTAGGTATCTTTTCGATAGTGACACGATATCGAAAAGATAGTAACACAGCCTCAGCCAATGATCCACACCCTAGTGAAAGCTGACAGCATGATCGACAGAACCAAGAACATTGCCCTGGTTACCGGTGCTTCCTCCGGCATTGGCCTTGTCACAGCCCAATCGCTGGCGAAAGCCGGCTATCGCGTCTATGGGACAAGCCGCAAACAGGTTGCCAGCAAGCCTGGCATCACCATGCTGATCTGCGACGTGACGGATAAAGCCTCGGTGGAGGCTGTGATTGCCGAGATCCTGCAGCAGGCCGGCCGCATCGACCTTGTCGTCAACAATGCGGGGATCGGCCTGCTCGGCGGCGCGGAAGAATCATCGATCGACCAGGCCCAGCGGCTTTTCGACGTCAACCTTTTCGGCGTCGCCCGCGTCGTCAATGCCGTGCTGCCGATCATGCGGAAGCAGAAGAGCGGCCGGATCGTCAACATGAGCTCGATCCTCGGACTTATCCCATCCCCCTACAACGCCTTCTATGCCTCGACCAAACATGCGATCGAAGGCTATTCGGAATCGCTCGATCATGAAGTGCGCAACTTCGGCATTCGTGTCGTTCTCGTCCAACCCGGCGTCACCAAAACCTCCTTCGAGGAGAACCTGACACGCGCAGATCAACCGCTTCCGGTCTACGACTCGGAGCGGACCCGGAGCGAGGCTCTGATGCGCAAGTGGATGGAGGCGGGCGACGCGCCACAGGTTGTCGCCGATATGGTCTTGAAAGCCGCAACGGCGAAGAAGCCGAAGCTGCGCTATTCCGCCGGCAAGCAGTCGCGCCAGGTCCGCTCGCTTCGCCGCTTCCTGCCAGAGCGGCTGGTCGACAGCCTCCTGCGCAAGGTCAACGAGCTTCCCGCCTCGGTCTGACTCTTTAATCGGAACGGATTCAGATCTTAGGCAACCTGGCCTAAGATCATCCTGCTCTATACAAACGAGACCGCTTCCGAATGGGTAAGACCAAAAGACGCAATCCCTACTATGACGGCCCGGTGTCCGATCACTTCGACGGCACGCATTTCTTTAATCCCGACGGTATTGAGCCCCTTGGTTTCGGCGATTTGCTGCGGTGGCAATTCGGCGGTGGCCGTGCGCCTTGGCCGAGGTCGGTGCCAAGTCCATATGCGGCGGCCAAGCCGGATCCACGCGTGGACGGCGAGGATCTACGGGTGACCATGGTTGGCCATGCAACAATGCTGGTGCAGGTCGCCGGGCTCAATATCCTCACCGACCCGGTATGGTCGGAGCGCGTGAGCCCCTTCACTTTTGCTGGACCCAAACGCGTCGTCCAACCGGGCATCGCGTTCGATGATCTGCCGCCGATCGATCTCGTGCTGGTATCGCACAATCATTATGATCATCTCGATATCGCGACACTCAGGCGGTTGCGTGCGAAGCATCGGCCGCGTGTGGTGACGCCACTCGGCAATGACACGATCATCCGCCGCGCCGTGCCCGATATACAGATCACATCGATGGACTGGGGCGAACGCATCTCGCACGCCGGCATAAGCATTGATGCGGAGCCTGCACATCATTGGTCCGCCCGCGGCGGCGCCGATCGCCGAATGGCACTCTGGGCGTCGTTCGTTTTATCGACTCCCGCCGGAAAAATTTATCACGTCGGAGATACGGGCTTTCACCACGGCATCAATTACAAGGCGGCACAGCAGAAGCATGGTGGCTTTCGCTTGGCGATTTTACCCTTCGGCGCCTATGAGCCGCGATGGTTCATGAAAGGCCAGCACCAGAATCCGCAGGAGGCGGTGATCGGGATGAAGTTGGCAAATGCGGCCTATGTGGCGGGGCATCACTTCGCGACATTCCAACTGACAAATGAAGCGGTCGACGCGCCGGCAAGAGCGCTGCAAACCGCTATGAGCGAGCATGACATTCCGCCGGAACGGTTCCGGCCGCTCAGGGCCGGCGAGGTCTTCGATGTGCCCATGCTCTAGCGACGCATGAAGGCTTCGAAGGCGGCCCGGGCCTCGGCGCTTTTCAGACGGGCGGAGAAATGGCGGGCCTCCTCGTCGATGCGGGCGATGATCTCGCCGCTGTCACCGCGGATGAGATCGCGAGCGATGCGCAACGCCTCCGGCGGTTTGGCGGCGAGACGCGCGGCGGTCGCCAGCGTCTGCCCATCGACCTCGCCGGGCTCGACCACCTTCCAGATGAGACCGGCTTCCTTCGCCTCGGCGGCCGAAAAGACTTCGCCCACCGCAAGCAGGGCGAAGGCGCGCTGGTGGCCCATCAGGCGCGGCGCGACCAGACTGGAGCCCGCCTCCGGCACCAGCGCCAGATCGACGAAGGGGGTGCGGAACTGGCTGCGGCCGGATGCGATGGTCAGGTCGCAATGGAGATGGATCGTCGCGCCGATGCCGATCGCCAGACCGTCGACGCCGGAGACGACGGGTTTTTCGGCCTTGACCAGCGCATAGAGGAAATCGAGGATCTCCTGCCCCAGGCCGCCGCCGCCGATTGCGGCAGTGAGAAAATCATTCATATCATTGCCTGAGGAAAAGCAGCCTTCGGTGCCGAGCAAGGCGGTGGCGCGGATGCCTGGATCGGCATTGGCCGCATTCAGTGCATCGGCCATGGCGCTATACATGGCACGGGTGATGGCGTTCTTCTTCTCCGGCCGATTGAAGCGGATGAGTTGGACGCCTGCATGGGTGGAAGGCTGCTCGACGATGATCTGATCGGTCATTGGATCTCCTCAGAGGTCATGGGGTCGCCTCAGGCGAGCAGGATGCGGGCGGCGGCGAGGCTTGCCGCACCATTGATCACCCGGTCGCAAAGGGCCGCGGTCTCGGCGAGCAGGTTTTCGGCGGCGAAGCGGCAGAGCACGATACGGCCCTCGCCTCTGCCATCGCCGCTTTCGGCAAGAGCGCCCTTGGCAAGATAACAGCCGCTGAGCACGAGGCCGAACAGGCGCT contains these protein-coding regions:
- a CDS encoding winged helix-turn-helix transcriptional regulator; this translates as MKNNSILQCPVARGLNSVGDAWSILVLRDAHTGLTRFDQFRKSLGIVPTMLTKRLKALTDDGLLEKRLYSERPPREEYVLTEAGRDFLPVLMMIGAWAHRHCDGELARYVDVETGSEIEPIAIDAVTGAKLGTRAMRLSAGQERESGNP
- a CDS encoding oxidoreductase; amino-acid sequence: MIDRTKNIALVTGASSGIGLVTAQSLAKAGYRVYGTSRKQVASKPGITMLICDVTDKASVEAVIAEILQQAGRIDLVVNNAGIGLLGGAEESSIDQAQRLFDVNLFGVARVVNAVLPIMRKQKSGRIVNMSSILGLIPSPYNAFYASTKHAIEGYSESLDHEVRNFGIRVVLVQPGVTKTSFEENLTRADQPLPVYDSERTRSEALMRKWMEAGDAPQVVADMVLKAATAKKPKLRYSAGKQSRQVRSLRRFLPERLVDSLLRKVNELPASV
- a CDS encoding MBL fold metallo-hydrolase, producing the protein MGKTKRRNPYYDGPVSDHFDGTHFFNPDGIEPLGFGDLLRWQFGGGRAPWPRSVPSPYAAAKPDPRVDGEDLRVTMVGHATMLVQVAGLNILTDPVWSERVSPFTFAGPKRVVQPGIAFDDLPPIDLVLVSHNHYDHLDIATLRRLRAKHRPRVVTPLGNDTIIRRAVPDIQITSMDWGERISHAGISIDAEPAHHWSARGGADRRMALWASFVLSTPAGKIYHVGDTGFHHGINYKAAQQKHGGFRLAILPFGAYEPRWFMKGQHQNPQEAVIGMKLANAAYVAGHHFATFQLTNEAVDAPARALQTAMSEHDIPPERFRPLRAGEVFDVPML
- a CDS encoding crotonase/enoyl-CoA hydratase family protein, with amino-acid sequence MTDQIIVEQPSTHAGVQLIRFNRPEKKNAITRAMYSAMADALNAANADPGIRATALLGTEGCFSSGNDMNDFLTAAIGGGGLGQEILDFLYALVKAEKPVVSGVDGLAIGIGATIHLHCDLTIASGRSQFRTPFVDLALVPEAGSSLVAPRLMGHQRAFALLAVGEVFSAAEAKEAGLIWKVVEPGEVDGQTLATAARLAAKPPEALRIARDLIRGDSGEIIARIDEEARHFSARLKSAEARAAFEAFMRR